One Bombus pyrosoma isolate SC7728 linkage group LG11, ASM1482585v1, whole genome shotgun sequence DNA segment encodes these proteins:
- the LOC122572578 gene encoding electron transfer flavoprotein beta subunit lysine methyltransferase-like isoform X3, producing MSRVMQAWKKKTNARFDCWMIEKIVSFYESFKRTISKNLTGIGIEEFCDGIVECDSEVVRAIFEHTEIVRGHMTPEIQLFLLTPNCNLYHTQYERISESKGIKRSVFLEPFWSIYWPGGQALARFVLDEGRTLFESSKEILDLGAGCGATAIAAKLVGADRVVANDIDRERKLRIGK from the exons atgtcacGTGTTATGCAGGcatggaaaaagaagacaaacgCTCGATTTG ACTGCTGGATGATCGAGAAAATAGTATCTTTTTACGAATCTTTTAAAAGAACGATTTCCAAAAATTTGACGGGCATCGGCATCGAGGAATTCTGTGATGGAATCGTTGAATGTGATTCAGAAGTAGTGCGTGCCATTTTTGAGCATACTGAGATTGTTAGGGGCCATATGACGCCAGAGAtccaactatttcttttaactcCCAACTGTAATTTATATCACACGCAATACGAAAGAATTTCGGAGTCGAAAGGGATAAAGAGAAGCGTTTTCTTGGAACCTTTTTGGTCGATTTATTGGCCAGGTGGACAGGCTCTCGCTAGATTTGTACTGGACGAAGGAAGAACACTTTTTGAATCCTCGAAGGAAATTTTGGATCTTGGAGCTGGATGTGGTGCCACCGCTATTGCCGCGAAGCTCGTTGGCGCTGACAGGGTTGTTGCCAACGATATCGATAGAG AAAGGAAGTTGCGAATTGGAAAATAA
- the LOC122572578 gene encoding electron transfer flavoprotein beta subunit lysine methyltransferase-like isoform X2, with the protein MSRVMQAWKKKTNARFDCWMIEKIVSFYESFKRTISKNLTGIGIEEFCDGIVECDSEVVRAIFEHTEIVRGHMTPEIQLFLLTPNCNLYHTQYERISESKGIKRSVFLEPFWSIYWPGGQALARFVLDEGRTLFESSKEILDLGAGCGATAIAAKLVGADRVVANDIDRDGTVHRHSAYRGIIIIIIGKR; encoded by the exons atgtcacGTGTTATGCAGGcatggaaaaagaagacaaacgCTCGATTTG ACTGCTGGATGATCGAGAAAATAGTATCTTTTTACGAATCTTTTAAAAGAACGATTTCCAAAAATTTGACGGGCATCGGCATCGAGGAATTCTGTGATGGAATCGTTGAATGTGATTCAGAAGTAGTGCGTGCCATTTTTGAGCATACTGAGATTGTTAGGGGCCATATGACGCCAGAGAtccaactatttcttttaactcCCAACTGTAATTTATATCACACGCAATACGAAAGAATTTCGGAGTCGAAAGGGATAAAGAGAAGCGTTTTCTTGGAACCTTTTTGGTCGATTTATTGGCCAGGTGGACAGGCTCTCGCTAGATTTGTACTGGACGAAGGAAGAACACTTTTTGAATCCTCGAAGGAAATTTTGGATCTTGGAGCTGGATGTGGTGCCACCGCTATTGCCGCGAAGCTCGTTGGCGCTGACAGGGTTGTTGCCAACGATATCGATAGAG ACGGTACTGTTCACAGACATTCCGCTTACCGGggaattattatcattatcattggGAAACGTTGA